In Marinitoga sp. 1197, a single window of DNA contains:
- the gnd gene encoding phosphogluconate dehydrogenase (NAD(+)-dependent, decarboxylating), which translates to MKIGIIGLGRMGKNMAKRLLEGGHEVVVYNRTKEKVDEMKNEGAIGSYSLKEFVNKLENPRIIWLMLPAGKVTDENIKALIPLLSKNDIIIDGANTYYKDDLKREKKLKEYGIHYIDAGVSGGIWGLKEGYCTMIGGEKEIFEYIEPILKTLSPEEGYLYCGPTGAGHFVKMVHNGVEYGLMEAYGEGFELLKASEYGENLNLHDIAHLWNQGSVIRSWLLELLENAFKEDNSLSEIQGYVEDSGEARWTVLEAVEKGVSIPVISNSLFKRFQSRQKDVFSDKVVAALRREFGGHAVYKKNEEIKKSVAGAGEVKAANPDEKFRR; encoded by the coding sequence ATGAAAATAGGGATTATAGGATTAGGAAGAATGGGGAAAAATATGGCAAAAAGATTATTGGAGGGTGGACATGAAGTTGTCGTATATAACAGAACAAAAGAAAAAGTAGATGAAATGAAAAATGAAGGGGCGATAGGTTCATATTCATTAAAAGAATTTGTCAACAAACTTGAAAATCCAAGAATAATATGGTTAATGTTACCAGCAGGAAAGGTTACAGATGAGAATATTAAAGCTTTAATTCCATTATTATCAAAGAATGATATTATTATTGATGGTGCCAATACATATTATAAAGATGACTTGAAAAGAGAAAAAAAATTAAAAGAATATGGAATACATTATATAGATGCTGGAGTATCCGGAGGAATATGGGGGCTTAAAGAAGGATATTGTACTATGATAGGTGGAGAAAAAGAAATTTTTGAATATATCGAACCTATTTTAAAAACTTTGTCACCAGAAGAAGGATATTTGTATTGTGGGCCAACAGGTGCTGGACACTTTGTGAAAATGGTTCATAATGGTGTTGAATATGGATTAATGGAAGCTTATGGTGAAGGATTTGAATTGTTAAAAGCCTCAGAATATGGAGAAAATTTAAACTTACATGATATAGCCCATTTGTGGAATCAGGGAAGTGTGATAAGATCGTGGTTATTAGAGTTATTAGAGAATGCATTTAAAGAAGATAATAGTTTATCAGAAATACAGGGATATGTTGAAGATTCTGGTGAGGCAAGGTGGACAGTTTTAGAAGCTGTGGAAAAGGGAGTTTCAATCCCTGTTATATCAAATTCATTATTTAAAAGATTTCAATCAAGGCAAAAGGATGTTTTTTCTGATAAAGTTGTAGCTGCGCTCAGAAGAGAATTTGGTGGTCATGCAGTTTATAAAAAAAATGAAGAAATAAAGAAATCTGTTGCCGGTGCAGGAGAAGTAAAAGCTGCTAATCCTGATGAAAAATTTAGAAGGTGA
- the zwf gene encoding glucose-6-phosphate dehydrogenase, with protein MSFIENKIESYVEICEDPTPEPAGIIIFGASGDLTFRKLIPSIFNLFKKRKLKNFYLLGVGRSKLTDEEFRDKILKRLNNLKSDKNIIEKFILHTYFLSGNYSQDKMYKDLRSKLLELDKKHNTTGNHLFYFATPPNIYMPIINYLGENKLTVETQEKYSRIIIEKPFGHNLESSKKLDYQLHNYLNEKQIYRIDHYLGKETVQNIMMLRFANIIFEPLWNYKYIDNIQITVAEQIGVENRAGYFDQTGLLRDMFQNHILQLLTLITMEPPASLSADMVHDEKIKVLKSIRPFPKEKLNNFIIRGQYIEGKINNEVKKSYIEDIKKESKTETFIAAKLYIDNWRWSGVPFYLRTGKRLKKKITEVAIIFKDVPHSIFSDFYPIKIEPNALILRIQPDEGFSLVIQAKQPGSKICINTLNMEFKYKNFFEYEKQDAYERLIIDALLGDQTLYVRSDVMEESWKVVTPILDVWEKDNATLFYYPSGTWGPEEANYLIEKDGRKWRKL; from the coding sequence ATGAGTTTTATAGAAAATAAAATAGAATCATATGTTGAAATATGTGAAGATCCAACTCCTGAACCTGCTGGCATTATAATTTTTGGCGCTTCTGGAGATCTGACATTTAGAAAGTTAATACCATCAATTTTTAATCTTTTCAAAAAAAGGAAATTAAAAAACTTTTATTTATTAGGAGTTGGAAGAAGTAAGTTAACAGATGAGGAATTTAGGGATAAAATTTTAAAAAGATTAAACAATTTAAAATCAGATAAAAATATTATAGAAAAATTTATATTACACACCTATTTTTTATCCGGTAATTATAGCCAGGATAAAATGTATAAAGATTTAAGATCGAAACTTTTAGAATTGGATAAAAAGCATAATACAACAGGAAATCATCTGTTTTATTTTGCAACGCCACCTAATATATATATGCCTATCATTAATTATTTGGGAGAAAACAAACTCACAGTAGAAACACAAGAAAAATATTCCCGTATAATAATTGAAAAACCATTTGGACATAATCTTGAGTCATCTAAGAAACTTGATTATCAATTACATAATTATTTAAACGAAAAACAAATATATAGAATTGATCATTATCTTGGAAAAGAAACGGTTCAAAATATAATGATGTTGAGATTTGCAAATATTATCTTTGAACCATTATGGAATTATAAATATATAGATAATATTCAGATTACCGTTGCTGAGCAAATTGGTGTTGAAAATAGAGCAGGATATTTTGACCAAACAGGTTTATTAAGAGATATGTTTCAAAATCATATATTACAGTTATTAACGCTTATCACAATGGAACCCCCTGCATCTTTGAGTGCAGATATGGTACATGATGAAAAAATAAAGGTTTTGAAATCCATAAGGCCATTTCCAAAAGAAAAATTAAATAATTTTATAATCAGAGGGCAATATATAGAAGGAAAAATAAATAATGAAGTGAAAAAATCATATATTGAAGATATAAAAAAAGAATCTAAAACTGAGACATTTATCGCTGCAAAATTGTATATAGATAACTGGCGCTGGAGTGGTGTTCCATTTTACCTGAGGACAGGAAAAAGGTTAAAAAAGAAAATTACGGAAGTAGCAATTATTTTTAAAGATGTACCTCATTCCATATTTTCTGATTTTTATCCGATAAAAATAGAACCAAATGCGTTAATACTAAGAATTCAGCCGGATGAAGGGTTTTCACTTGTAATCCAAGCTAAACAGCCTGGCTCTAAAATATGTATTAATACATTAAATATGGAATTTAAATATAAAAATTTTTTTGAATATGAAAAACAGGATGCATACGAAAGATTAATAATAGATGCCCTGCTTGGAGATCAAACATTATATGTTAGAAGTGATGTGATGGAAGAGTCATGGAAGGTTGTCACTCCAATTTTGGATGTCTGGGAAAAAGACAATGCTACATTATTTTATTATCCTTCTGGAACATGGGGGCCAGAAGAAGCAAATTATTTAATTGAAAAAGATGGGAGGAAATGGAGAAAATTATGA
- the pgl gene encoding 6-phosphogluconolactonase — MEKIMIFEYNNLNDMSFDAAKTVYNFYTYYIKKQNFFTFVLSGGNTPKILYKILASQYSESINWNKVYIFFGDERYIDIDSEYSNYKMVYNNILSMINIPDENIYRIKTEITPIERCADEYENSIKKFFRDKNKDISFDLILLGLGSDGHIASIFPDIKISDDKYIDYVFPEKANPNIPRITFTYKSINNSKNVLFLLSGDRKIKVLKEVFKGKEYPAKYIKPKENLLYFISK; from the coding sequence ATGGAGAAAATTATGATATTTGAGTATAATAATTTAAATGATATGAGCTTTGATGCAGCTAAAACTGTATATAATTTTTATACCTATTATATAAAAAAGCAGAATTTTTTTACCTTTGTTTTATCTGGTGGAAATACACCAAAAATTTTATACAAGATATTAGCTTCACAATATTCAGAAAGTATTAATTGGAATAAAGTATATATATTTTTTGGTGATGAAAGATATATTGATATAGATAGTGAATATAGTAATTATAAAATGGTATATAACAATATTCTTTCAATGATTAATATACCTGATGAAAACATTTATAGGATAAAAACTGAAATTACACCTATTGAAAGATGCGCTGATGAGTATGAAAATAGTATAAAAAAATTTTTTAGGGATAAAAATAAAGATATATCTTTTGATTTAATATTATTAGGGTTAGGGTCAGATGGACATATAGCGTCAATATTTCCAGATATTAAGATTTCAGACGATAAATATATTGATTATGTATTTCCTGAAAAAGCAAACCCAAATATACCAAGAATTACTTTCACTTATAAAAGTATAAACAACAGCAAAAATGTGTTGTTTTTATTATCTGGGGATAGGAAAATAAAAGTATTAAAAGAAGTTTTTAAAGGAAAAGAATATCCTGCTAAGTATATAAAACCAAAAGAAAATTTATTATATTTTATTTCAAAATAA